From the genome of Salvelinus alpinus chromosome 19, SLU_Salpinus.1, whole genome shotgun sequence, one region includes:
- the LOC139544900 gene encoding uncharacterized protein isoform X2 — MFTRKAKMNPPIINSTNSVTTSTKRKREAERSVNWTVEETQVLLCAWSDEHVQKSLAENVRNRHVFKHLSTRMCDLGFSRSPHQCRLRVKTLKANYVRAKLLRSVDDSQPCSFRYYAEMDAVLGRNCAVDGMGGGCHFGSPEGIGGLGGGLHFGSEGIRGGGRHFGSPDRIVGGRHFGSVDGIGIGTEPHSGSPEGIGGRQSRYLVSEVKVEEEEDREAEDTDEYESNGIGINGQPLVGSGGRRHDVFVDRLNVYHEPVGHPLEVDLSSRSPSPPPPPHLASPLPPPPDPSPGLSRGTTIPSTQSLEPALKHLADCFQRLVSESRGLLVQLEGQRQEQTRWQQDLLSQWLEREERRQREAADREDRRERARMEHEVRVLQLLTGLVQNQQRNQTHHSCCHQCSRTEGVAGGGSGASTTTNGAGDRDRTESETT; from the exons ATGTTTACACGGAAAGCGAAGATGAATCCTCCGATTATCAACTCTACTAACTCGGTCACAACTTCCACGAAAA GGAAACGAGAGGCCGAGCGCTCCGTCAACTGGACGGTGGAGGAGACTCAGGTGTTGCTGTGTGCCTGGAGCGACGAGCACGTACAGAAGAGCTTGGCGGAGAACGTCCGAAACCGCCATGTCTTCAAACACCTCTCAACCCGCATGTGTGACCTGGGCTTCTCCCGCAGTCCCCACCAGTGCCGACTCCGCGTCAAGACCCTCAAGGCCAACTACGTCAGAGCCAAGCTGCTCAGGAGCGTGGACGACTCCCAGCCCTGCAGTTTCAGGTACTACGCCGAGATGGACGCTGTGCTGGGGAGAAACTGTGCAGTGGATGGGATGGGaggagggtgccattttggatctcCTGAAGGGATAGGAGGACTAGGAGGAGGGCTCCATTTTGGGTCTGAAGGGATAAGAGGAGGAGGACGCCATTTTGGATCTCCTGATAGGATTGTAGGGGGGCGACATTTTGGGTCTGTCGATGGAATTGGAATAGGAACAGAACCCCATTCTGGATCTCCTGAGGGGATAGGAGGACGGCAGTCGCGGTATCTGGTCTCTGAGgtgaaggtggaggaggaggaggacagagaggcagaAGACACAGACGAGTACGAGTCCAACGGCATAGGAATCAACGGTCAGCCACTGGTGGGCTCGGGTGGAAGACGCCATGATGTATTTGTAGACCGCCTCAACGTCTATCATGAACCTGTTG GTCATCCATTAGAGGTAGACCTGAGCTCCAGAtccccctccccaccaccaccaccccacctggcctcccctcttcctccacccccAGACCCTAGCCCCGGCCTGAGCCGTGGTACCACCATCCCCTCCACCCAGTCCCTGGAGCCTGCGTTGAAGCACCTGGCTGACTGCTTCCAGAGGCTGGTCTCAGAGTCCCGGGGGCTGCTGGTGCAGCTGGAGGGCCAGAGACAGGAGCAG ACTCGCTGGCAGCAGGACCTCCTGTCTCAgtggctggagagagaggagaggaggcagagggaggcaGCAGACAGGGAGGACCGGAGAGAGAGGGCTCGGATGGAACATGAGGTCAGGGTACTGCAGCTCCTCACTGGCCTGGTCCAGAACCAACAGAGGAACCAGACACATCACAGCTGCTGCCACCAGTGTAGCAGGACGGAAGGGGTAGCAGGGGGTGGTTCCGGGGCCTCGACCACTACTAATGGAGctggggacagagacaggactgAATCAGAGACCACATAG
- the LOC139544900 gene encoding uncharacterized protein isoform X1 codes for MFTRKAKMNPPIINSTNSVTTSTKSTCLIRGRKREAERSVNWTVEETQVLLCAWSDEHVQKSLAENVRNRHVFKHLSTRMCDLGFSRSPHQCRLRVKTLKANYVRAKLLRSVDDSQPCSFRYYAEMDAVLGRNCAVDGMGGGCHFGSPEGIGGLGGGLHFGSEGIRGGGRHFGSPDRIVGGRHFGSVDGIGIGTEPHSGSPEGIGGRQSRYLVSEVKVEEEEDREAEDTDEYESNGIGINGQPLVGSGGRRHDVFVDRLNVYHEPVGHPLEVDLSSRSPSPPPPPHLASPLPPPPDPSPGLSRGTTIPSTQSLEPALKHLADCFQRLVSESRGLLVQLEGQRQEQTRWQQDLLSQWLEREERRQREAADREDRRERARMEHEVRVLQLLTGLVQNQQRNQTHHSCCHQCSRTEGVAGGGSGASTTTNGAGDRDRTESETT; via the exons ATGTTTACACGGAAAGCGAAGATGAATCCTCCGATTATCAACTCTACTAACTCGGTCACAACTTCCACGAAAAGTACGTGTCTGATACGGGGCA GGAAACGAGAGGCCGAGCGCTCCGTCAACTGGACGGTGGAGGAGACTCAGGTGTTGCTGTGTGCCTGGAGCGACGAGCACGTACAGAAGAGCTTGGCGGAGAACGTCCGAAACCGCCATGTCTTCAAACACCTCTCAACCCGCATGTGTGACCTGGGCTTCTCCCGCAGTCCCCACCAGTGCCGACTCCGCGTCAAGACCCTCAAGGCCAACTACGTCAGAGCCAAGCTGCTCAGGAGCGTGGACGACTCCCAGCCCTGCAGTTTCAGGTACTACGCCGAGATGGACGCTGTGCTGGGGAGAAACTGTGCAGTGGATGGGATGGGaggagggtgccattttggatctcCTGAAGGGATAGGAGGACTAGGAGGAGGGCTCCATTTTGGGTCTGAAGGGATAAGAGGAGGAGGACGCCATTTTGGATCTCCTGATAGGATTGTAGGGGGGCGACATTTTGGGTCTGTCGATGGAATTGGAATAGGAACAGAACCCCATTCTGGATCTCCTGAGGGGATAGGAGGACGGCAGTCGCGGTATCTGGTCTCTGAGgtgaaggtggaggaggaggaggacagagaggcagaAGACACAGACGAGTACGAGTCCAACGGCATAGGAATCAACGGTCAGCCACTGGTGGGCTCGGGTGGAAGACGCCATGATGTATTTGTAGACCGCCTCAACGTCTATCATGAACCTGTTG GTCATCCATTAGAGGTAGACCTGAGCTCCAGAtccccctccccaccaccaccaccccacctggcctcccctcttcctccacccccAGACCCTAGCCCCGGCCTGAGCCGTGGTACCACCATCCCCTCCACCCAGTCCCTGGAGCCTGCGTTGAAGCACCTGGCTGACTGCTTCCAGAGGCTGGTCTCAGAGTCCCGGGGGCTGCTGGTGCAGCTGGAGGGCCAGAGACAGGAGCAG ACTCGCTGGCAGCAGGACCTCCTGTCTCAgtggctggagagagaggagaggaggcagagggaggcaGCAGACAGGGAGGACCGGAGAGAGAGGGCTCGGATGGAACATGAGGTCAGGGTACTGCAGCTCCTCACTGGCCTGGTCCAGAACCAACAGAGGAACCAGACACATCACAGCTGCTGCCACCAGTGTAGCAGGACGGAAGGGGTAGCAGGGGGTGGTTCCGGGGCCTCGACCACTACTAATGGAGctggggacagagacaggactgAATCAGAGACCACATAG